The following proteins are co-located in the Neomonachus schauinslandi chromosome 8, ASM220157v2, whole genome shotgun sequence genome:
- the LOC110583027 gene encoding actin-related protein 2/3 complex subunit 3-like — MPAYHSSLMDPDTKLIGNMALLPIRSQFKGPAPRETKDTDIVDEAIYNFKANVFFKNYEIKNEADRTLIYITLYISESLKKLQKCNSKSQGEKEMYTLGITNFPIPREPGFPLNAIYAKPANKQEDEVMRAYLEQLRQKTGLRLCEKVFDPQNDKPSKWWTCFVKRQFMNKSLSGPGQ; from the coding sequence ATGCCGGCTTACCACTCTTCTCTCATGGACCCTGACACCAAACTCATTGGAAACATGGCACTGTTGCCTATCAGAAGTCAGTTCAAAGGACCTGCCCCTAGAGAGACAAAAGATACAGATATTGTGGATGAAGCCATCTATAATTTTAAGGCCAATGTCTTCTTCAAAAACTATGAGATTAAGAATGAAGCTGATAGAACCTTGATATATATAACTCTCTACATTTCTGAGTCTCTAAAGAAACTCCAGAAGTGCAATTCCAAAAGCcaaggtgaaaaagaaatgtatacgCTAGGAATCACTAATTTTCCCATTCCCAGAGAGCCTGGTTTTCCACTTAATGCAATTTATGCCAAACCTGCAAACAAACAGGAAGATGAGGTGATGAGGGCCTACTTAGAGCAGCTGAGACAAAAGACTGGACTGAGACTTTGTGAGAAAGTTTTTGACCCTCAGAATGATAAACCTAGCAAGTGGTGGACTTGCTTTGTGAAGAGGCAGTTCATGAACAAGAGTCTTTCAGGACCTGGACAGTGA